The Triticum dicoccoides isolate Atlit2015 ecotype Zavitan chromosome 6A, WEW_v2.0, whole genome shotgun sequence genome has a window encoding:
- the LOC119318702 gene encoding probable 3-ketoacyl-CoA synthase 20, with amino-acid sequence MEYRQLVRTVKQATRNHAGLMYHRLVSHIPHMLVVTVLVVVAPQLSTLTPEKARALWNTAVNAPALAMACWAAALAAYTYASSRPQPVYLVDLAGYKPPVELEASRAKTIVHFSRCGRFSEQSMAFQKRMLERSGLGEATHFPMSLIRLPVDMCDRTAMEESHAVIFGVVDEVLRKTGVDAGDVGVLIFNSSLLSPTPSFTSLIVNRYRFRDDVVTHNLSGMGCSAGIIAIDLAKRLLQVHRNTYALVVSTENITLNAYMGNNRPMLVTNTLFRVGGAAILLTNRAGDRARSKYQLIHTVRTHRGAHDQSYGCVTQEEDEVGEVGVSLSKELMAVAGEALKTNITTLGPLILPMSEQLRFLATVVLKKVFRAQVKAYLPDFKLALEHFCIHAGGRGVLDELENSLKLSPWHMEPSRMTLYRFGNTSSSSLWYELAYCEAKRRIKKGDRVWQIAFGSGFKCNSAVWRALRTIDDAGESPWTQDVHVLPVDVPKVVPIDETSYQVPI; translated from the exons ATGGAATATAGGCAGCTGGTGAGGACGGTGAAGCAGGCGACGAGGAACCACGCCGGCCTGATGTACCACCGTTTGGTAAGCCACATCCCCCACATGCTGGTGGTCACGGTGCTCGTCGTGGTGGCGCCGCAGCTGTCGACGCTGACGCCGGAGAAGGCGCGCGCCCTTTGGAACACAGCAGTGAACGCGCCGGCGCTGGCCATGGCGTGCTGGGCGGCGGCACTGGCGGCGTACACGTACGCGTCGTCGCGGCCGCAGCCTGTGTACCTGGTGGACCTGGCCGGGTACAAGCCGCCGGTGGAGCTGGAGGCCTCCCGCGCCAAGACCATCGTGCACTTCTCGCGGTGCGGGCGGTTCAGCGAGCAGAGCATGGCGTTCCAGAAGCGGATGCTGGAGCGGTCGGGGCTGGGCGAGGCGACGCACTTCCCGATGTCGCTGATCCGGCTCCCCGTGGACATGTGCGACCGGACGGCCATGGAGGAGTCCCACGCCGTCATCTTCGGCGTGGTCGACGAGGTCCTCCGCAAGACCGGCGTGGACGCCGGCGACGTGGGCGTGCTCATCTTCAACTCGAGCCTGCTCAGCCCGACGCCGTCCTTCACGTCGCTCATCGTGAACCGGTACAGGTTCCGCGACGACGTGGTGACGCACAACCTCAGCGGCATGGGCTGCAGCGCCGGCATCATCGCCATCGACCTCGCCAAGCGCCTGCTCCAG GTACACCGGAACACGTACGCGCTGGTGGTGAGCACGGAGAACATCACCCTCAACGCCTACATGGGCAACAACCGCCCCATGCTGGTCACCAACACGCTCTTCCGTGTCGGCGGGGCGGCGATCCTCCTCACAAACCGGGCCGGCGACCGGGCGCGGTCCAAGTACCAGCTGATCCACACGGTGCGCACCCACCGCGGGGCGCACGACCAGAGCTACGGGTGTGTGACccaggaggaggacgaggtcgGCGAGGTCGGGGTGTCCCTCTCCAAGGAGCTCATGGCGGTCGCTGGCGAGGCCCTCAAGACCAACATCACCACGCTCGGCCCGCTCATCCTGCCCATGTCGGAGCAGCTCCGCTTCCTCGCCACCGTCGTGCTCAAGAAGGTGTTTCGCGCCCAGGTCAAGGCCTACCTGCCGGACTTCAAGCTCGCGCTCGAGCACTTCTGCATCCACGCCGGCGGCAGGGGCGTCCTCGACGAGCTGGAGAACAGCCTCAAGCTCAGCCCCTGGCACATGGAGCCTTCTCGGATGACGCTCTACAGGTTCGGCAACACCTCCAGCAGCTCCCTCTGGTACGAGCTCGCCTACTGCGAGGCCAAGCGCCGGATCAAGAAGGGAGACCGCGTCTGGCAGATCGCCTTTGGCTCCGGCTTCAAATGCAACAGCGCCGTGTGGAGAGCGCTGCGTACCATTGACGATGCTGGTGAGAGCCCATGGACCCAGGACGTCCATGTACTCCCGGTCGACGTGCCCAAGGTGGTGCCCATTGACGAGACCTCTTACCAAGTTCCAATCTAG